In Bryobacteraceae bacterium, the following proteins share a genomic window:
- a CDS encoding MFS transporter: MRPSRTRHVVLWLTVAAYMITYMDRVVISAAVPSIQEEFGYDKITMSWILGAFRWGYSFFQIPGAWLGDLIGPRKALTLIVIWWSLFTSLTALTWSAVSMAAARFLFGIGEAGAFPIATRSLSRWILPTERGYAQGITHAGSRLGAALTPPIVVALIAGYGWRVPFWVFGSLGVAWAAVWYFYYRDSPDEHPSVNEAELAVIHDSLGGRRPSGRVPVPWRRILGSSTLWVLSAMYFCYGYCLAVYLDWFPTYLKEHRGMNLKEMGFYAMLPLLAGFFGDMAGGWISDRVAHSTGNLRRARRLCGTGGFALAAAGIIPATLTGDPFVCVAVTCLAFFGLEFTVGVSWAIPLDIGGDFAGSVSSVMNTCGNIGGAISSTLLGYLAQSYGWNVPFLAAAALCAAGALLFARIDASRKIFPE, translated from the coding sequence ATGAGACCCTCGCGCACCCGGCATGTCGTGCTCTGGCTCACCGTCGCCGCCTACATGATCACCTATATGGACCGCGTGGTGATTTCGGCGGCCGTCCCGTCGATTCAGGAAGAGTTCGGATACGACAAGATCACGATGAGCTGGATCCTCGGGGCGTTCCGCTGGGGCTACTCATTCTTTCAGATTCCGGGCGCGTGGCTGGGCGACCTGATCGGCCCGCGCAAGGCGCTCACGCTGATCGTCATCTGGTGGAGCCTGTTCACGTCGTTGACGGCGCTGACGTGGAGCGCGGTTTCGATGGCGGCGGCGCGGTTCTTGTTCGGCATCGGCGAAGCGGGCGCGTTTCCGATCGCGACGCGGTCCCTCTCGCGTTGGATCCTGCCCACCGAACGGGGCTATGCGCAGGGCATTACGCATGCGGGGTCCCGGTTGGGCGCGGCGCTGACGCCGCCGATCGTGGTGGCGCTGATCGCCGGGTATGGATGGCGGGTTCCGTTCTGGGTGTTCGGATCGCTGGGCGTTGCCTGGGCGGCGGTGTGGTATTTCTACTACCGCGATTCGCCGGATGAGCACCCTTCGGTGAACGAGGCCGAACTGGCCGTGATTCACGACTCGCTGGGCGGGCGGCGGCCGAGTGGACGCGTGCCGGTCCCATGGCGGCGCATCCTTGGCAGTTCCACGCTTTGGGTGCTTTCGGCGATGTATTTCTGCTACGGCTACTGCCTCGCGGTTTACCTCGACTGGTTCCCGACGTATCTGAAAGAGCACCGCGGCATGAATCTCAAGGAGATGGGTTTCTACGCGATGCTGCCGCTGCTGGCCGGTTTCTTCGGCGACATGGCCGGCGGCTGGATCTCCGACCGCGTCGCGCACAGCACCGGCAACCTGCGGCGGGCGCGCCGATTGTGTGGAACCGGCGGGTTCGCGCTGGCGGCCGCCGGCATCATTCCCGCCACCCTCACCGGCGATCCGTTCGTGTGCGTGGCGGTGACGTGCCTGGCCTTCTTCGGACTGGAATTCACGGTTGGAGTGAGCTGGGCGATCCCGCTCGATATCGGCGGAGACTTCGCCGGCAGCGTCTCGTCGGTAATGAATACGTGCGGTAACATAGGTGGGGCGATTTCGTCCACGCTGCTCGGGTATCTCGCGCAGAGCTATGGCTGGAACGTGCCGTTCCTGGCCGCCGCCGCGCTGTGCGCCGCCGGAGCCCTGCTGTTTGCGCGAATCGATGCCTCGCGGAAGATCTTTCCGGAGTGA
- a CDS encoding circularly permuted type 2 ATP-grasp protein, with the protein MIFDAYETGSFYDEMFDSSGAARPEARVLVETIGSLSNGELRSRQRVAERMLLELGITFNVYGETGGTDRIFPFDLIPRIVPPDEWKRLERGLKQRIRALNLFIDDIYHDRKILRDGAIPADIIESAKSFRPQCVGINPPNGIWCHITGTDLIRDRDGQVYVLEDNLRVPSGVSYVLENRHIMKNTFPRVFAGMSIRPVDDYPGKLLETLEFLAPPGVDTPRVVLLTPGIYNSAYFEHSFLAQQMGIPLVEGSDLVVTGGEVKMRTTRGFERVDVIYRRIDDDFLDPEAFRPDSLLGVPGLLEVYRNGRVALANAPGNGVADDKVVYAFVPDMIKYYLGEDPVIPNVPTFLCWRDKDRKHVLGNLDKLVVKAANEAGGYGMLVGPHSNEAERAEFAARIEANPRNYIAQPTLALSRVPTLVDDHAEGRHVDLRPYILNGRDIFVLPGGLTRVALRKGSLVVNSSQGGGSKDTWVLEGEAA; encoded by the coding sequence ATGATCTTCGACGCGTACGAAACAGGCTCCTTCTACGACGAGATGTTCGACAGTTCCGGCGCGGCGCGCCCGGAGGCGAGGGTCCTCGTCGAAACGATCGGGTCTCTTTCGAACGGCGAATTGCGCTCCCGGCAGCGCGTGGCCGAGCGCATGCTGCTCGAGTTGGGGATCACCTTCAACGTATACGGCGAGACTGGCGGCACGGACCGCATCTTTCCCTTCGACCTGATCCCGCGCATCGTTCCGCCCGACGAGTGGAAGCGCCTAGAACGTGGATTGAAGCAGCGCATCCGCGCGCTGAATCTGTTCATCGACGACATCTATCACGACCGTAAGATCCTGCGCGATGGCGCCATCCCCGCCGACATCATCGAAAGCGCGAAGTCGTTCCGGCCGCAATGCGTGGGCATCAACCCGCCGAATGGCATCTGGTGCCACATCACCGGCACGGACCTGATCCGCGACCGCGACGGTCAAGTCTACGTCCTTGAGGACAATCTGCGCGTCCCGTCCGGCGTTTCGTACGTGCTCGAGAACCGCCACATCATGAAGAACACGTTCCCACGCGTGTTCGCCGGCATGTCGATCCGCCCCGTGGACGACTATCCGGGGAAGCTTCTCGAGACGTTGGAGTTTCTGGCTCCGCCGGGAGTCGATACGCCGCGCGTTGTGCTGTTGACGCCGGGGATCTACAATTCCGCTTACTTCGAGCACAGTTTCCTCGCGCAGCAGATGGGCATTCCGCTGGTTGAGGGCTCGGACCTGGTGGTGACCGGCGGCGAGGTCAAGATGCGGACCACGCGCGGCTTTGAACGTGTGGACGTTATCTATCGCCGCATCGATGACGACTTCCTCGACCCCGAGGCGTTCCGCCCGGATTCCCTGCTGGGCGTGCCCGGGCTGCTCGAGGTGTATCGCAACGGCCGGGTGGCGCTCGCGAACGCTCCAGGAAATGGCGTGGCCGACGATAAGGTGGTGTATGCGTTCGTACCGGACATGATCAAGTACTACCTGGGCGAAGACCCGGTCATCCCGAACGTTCCGACGTTTCTTTGCTGGCGAGATAAGGATCGCAAGCACGTGCTGGGCAATCTCGACAAGCTGGTGGTGAAGGCGGCGAACGAGGCCGGCGGCTACGGCATGCTCGTGGGACCGCACTCGAACGAGGCCGAGCGCGCCGAGTTCGCCGCGCGCATCGAAGCCAACCCGCGCAACTACATCGCCCAGCCGACGCTGGCTCTTTCCCGCGTACCCACGCTGGTGGACGATCACGCCGAGGGGCGCCACGTGGACCTGCGGCCCTACATCCTCAACGGCCGGGACATCTTCGTGCTGCCCGGCGGGCTGACGCGCGTGGCGCTGCGCAAGGGATCGCTCGTCGTGAATTCGAGCCAAGGCGGCGGCAGCAAGGATACCTGGGTGCTGGAAGGAGAAGCGGCATGA
- a CDS encoding 4Fe-4S binding protein: MRIDPNKCVACGNCTYVCPMGAIYIDPVMKRATVDRDECVECYSCFNGLSQEHLNPTMVRTIRKVFQAFRLRFDPEPDVCPTGAFAPEELAWPRIVRRAFSDPRVPHESTGVEGRGTEEVKTNDVSGRVGEGEVGFTIEFGRPGVGVRFHEIQKMTMRLARAGVPFEKKNPVTTLLKDAATGEIREDILNEKIMSAIVEIKVPVARVEEIVALVREVEAEVDTVVCLGVGVRCDENGDDTVVRPILERLGYHPQRAKTNIGLGRVTNKGAAAQQAEPVGTR; encoded by the coding sequence ATGCGAATTGATCCGAACAAATGCGTCGCCTGCGGCAATTGCACCTACGTGTGTCCGATGGGGGCGATCTATATCGATCCCGTGATGAAGCGCGCCACGGTGGATCGCGACGAATGCGTGGAATGCTATTCCTGTTTCAACGGGCTGAGCCAGGAGCACCTGAACCCGACGATGGTGCGGACGATCCGCAAGGTGTTTCAGGCGTTCCGCCTCCGGTTCGATCCCGAGCCGGATGTGTGCCCCACCGGCGCTTTCGCGCCGGAGGAACTTGCGTGGCCGCGCATCGTTCGGCGGGCGTTTTCCGATCCGCGCGTGCCGCATGAGTCGACGGGGGTGGAAGGTCGCGGCACCGAGGAAGTGAAGACCAACGATGTGAGCGGGCGCGTTGGCGAGGGCGAAGTCGGCTTTACGATCGAGTTCGGGCGGCCGGGCGTGGGCGTGCGCTTCCATGAGATCCAGAAGATGACGATGCGGCTGGCGCGCGCGGGCGTTCCTTTCGAGAAGAAGAATCCGGTGACGACGCTGCTGAAGGACGCGGCGACGGGCGAGATCCGCGAAGACATCCTGAACGAGAAGATCATGTCGGCGATTGTCGAGATCAAGGTTCCGGTGGCGCGCGTGGAGGAGATCGTCGCTCTGGTGAGAGAGGTGGAGGCGGAAGTGGATACGGTGGTGTGCCTGGGCGTGGGCGTGCGATGCGACGAGAACGGCGACGACACGGTGGTGCGGCCGATTCTCGAGCGTCTCGGCTATCATCCGCAGCGCGCCAAAACGAATATCGGGCTCGGGCGAGTGACGAACAAGGGCGCGGCGGCGCAGCAGGCCGAGCCGGTGGGTACGCGATAA
- the tssI gene encoding type VI secretion system tip protein TssI/VgrG gives MPFTQANRLLSLESSALTEDLLLLDSFTCTERISGLFQIQARCLVELTKLRQFQAGTLIGANLNIRMKVRETQERIWHGMVRRISMTSRDQVFAHFVLDIVPDMWRLTQITDCRIYQNKNVPDIVDNLLRDLGIMNFRFDLQKSYTNWDYCVQYRESYFQFISRMLEQEGIFYFFEHQRDQHVLVIADHPNAHPPCPIDADIRFMPEAGGAFDSDDLVAQFEAGFELRAARFTLRDHHFQMPAKTLQVSEFTLSPMGNNSRLEVFDYPGEYAQMFVQPDERLDEVVAEGEKAVDRRMESEEMFIRNISGSGVAITLAAGFRFNLTRHFVNALNDSYVLTSISHQAAQTPGYLDNQPVPTPYRNSFRCIPHDVPYRPQRLTPKPVAQGIQTAVVVGPPGEEIHTDKFGRVKVRFFWDRRAQNVDTDSAWVRVGTPWAGNHWGMVHIPRVGQEVIVDFVEGDPDHPMVIGSAYNTDQMPPYTLPDHKTQSGIKSRSSKNGTAQHFNEIRFEDLKGKEQIYVHAENSLTTVVEGSESRTVGGSRTSTIHKDDKRTVQEGDYTLTIEKKDRKVTIKEGNDSEAVDKGNVEIKVTLGNMSTEVPAGTYKVKAKEIMLEATDKITIKCGGSSIELTPANIKQVATMIDLNP, from the coding sequence ATGCCCTTCACGCAGGCCAACCGGCTGCTGTCGCTTGAGAGTAGTGCGTTGACCGAGGACTTGTTGCTGCTGGACAGCTTCACCTGCACCGAACGCATCTCGGGGCTGTTCCAGATCCAGGCGCGATGCCTGGTGGAACTCACAAAACTGCGCCAGTTTCAGGCCGGCACGCTGATCGGCGCCAACCTCAATATCCGGATGAAGGTCCGCGAAACCCAGGAGCGGATCTGGCACGGGATGGTGCGGCGGATCTCGATGACCTCGCGGGACCAGGTGTTCGCCCACTTCGTCCTCGACATCGTTCCCGATATGTGGCGGCTCACCCAGATCACCGATTGCCGCATCTACCAGAACAAGAACGTACCCGATATCGTCGACAACCTTCTGCGCGACCTCGGCATCATGAACTTCCGGTTCGATCTTCAGAAGTCCTACACCAACTGGGACTACTGCGTCCAATACCGCGAATCGTACTTCCAGTTCATCTCGCGAATGCTCGAACAGGAAGGGATCTTCTACTTCTTCGAGCACCAGCGCGACCAGCACGTGCTCGTCATCGCCGACCATCCCAACGCCCATCCCCCGTGCCCCATCGACGCCGACATCCGCTTTATGCCCGAAGCCGGCGGCGCCTTCGACAGCGACGATCTGGTGGCGCAGTTCGAGGCCGGCTTCGAACTCCGCGCCGCCCGCTTCACCCTTCGCGACCATCATTTCCAGATGCCGGCCAAGACGCTCCAGGTGAGCGAGTTCACGCTTTCGCCGATGGGCAACAATTCGCGCCTCGAGGTGTTCGACTATCCCGGCGAGTACGCGCAGATGTTCGTCCAACCAGATGAAAGGCTCGACGAAGTGGTGGCCGAAGGAGAGAAAGCCGTTGACCGGCGAATGGAGTCCGAGGAGATGTTCATTCGCAACATCTCCGGCTCCGGCGTCGCCATCACTCTCGCCGCCGGCTTCCGGTTCAACCTCACACGCCACTTCGTGAACGCGCTCAACGACAGCTACGTGCTCACCAGCATCAGCCATCAGGCGGCGCAAACTCCCGGCTACCTCGACAACCAGCCCGTTCCCACGCCTTACCGGAACTCGTTTCGATGCATCCCGCACGACGTGCCCTACCGCCCGCAGCGCCTCACGCCGAAGCCGGTGGCGCAGGGGATTCAGACCGCCGTGGTGGTTGGGCCGCCGGGGGAGGAGATTCACACCGACAAGTTCGGCCGGGTGAAAGTGCGGTTTTTCTGGGACCGGCGCGCGCAGAATGTCGATACCGATTCAGCGTGGGTGCGCGTGGGGACGCCGTGGGCGGGCAACCACTGGGGCATGGTCCACATTCCGCGCGTCGGCCAGGAGGTCATCGTCGACTTCGTCGAAGGCGACCCGGATCATCCGATGGTCATCGGCAGCGCCTACAACACGGATCAGATGCCGCCCTACACGCTGCCCGATCACAAGACGCAGAGCGGCATCAAGTCCCGCAGCTCCAAGAACGGCACCGCGCAGCACTTCAACGAGATCCGCTTCGAGGATCTCAAGGGCAAGGAACAAATCTACGTTCACGCCGAGAACTCGCTCACCACGGTGGTCGAAGGCAGCGAGAGCCGCACCGTCGGCGGCAGCCGCACCAGCACCATCCATAAGGACGACAAGCGCACGGTCCAGGAGGGCGACTACACGCTCACCATCGAGAAGAAGGACCGCAAGGTTACGATCAAGGAGGGCAATGACTCCGAAGCCGTGGACAAGGGCAACGTCGAGATTAAGGTGACGCTCGGCAACATGAGCACCGAAGTGCCCGCCGGCACATACAAAGTGAAGGCCAAGGAGATCATGCTCGAGGCCACCGACAAGATCACCATCAAATGCGGCGGAAGCTCCATTGAGCTCACGCCGGCCAATATCAAGCAGGTGGCCACGATGATCGACCTGAACCCGTAG
- a CDS encoding AAA family ATPase yields MLALAVAIAKCRGGILLVDEIDTGLHYTVLSRMWRLISRAATEFDVQVFATTHSYDCIYSLAQICSTSDGSVTIQRIERGKQQSVRYDEDEITSAASRDSEVR; encoded by the coding sequence CTGCTCGCCCTTGCCGTAGCGATCGCGAAATGCCGCGGCGGCATCCTGCTCGTCGACGAAATCGATACCGGCCTCCACTACACCGTATTGTCCAGGATGTGGCGGTTGATCTCCCGCGCCGCTACCGAGTTCGACGTGCAGGTCTTCGCCACAACCCACAGCTACGACTGCATCTATAGCCTCGCGCAGATCTGTTCGACCAGCGATGGATCCGTGACCATCCAACGGATCGAGCGCGGGAAGCAACAGTCCGTCCGCTACGACGAAGACGAGATCACATCGGCAGCCTCGCGCGATAGCGAGGTGCGGTGA
- a CDS encoding BNR-4 repeat-containing protein yields the protein MTAQRESFLAADNTTQAGRQRYDRIVKPLTRRTVLGGAGAIFGGAERVSASGRGEPKVLLRNGGWCWYQDERAIVAGNKLIFGSVAGSTRDGLDRGDIVAGWVDLDSGETGAAKLAAKFQSDDHDAPAFLELPGGRVLASFMTHGGGATQADTRAMHWRISTRPGDPAEWGPVRKADTGGTISYANLFRLSSENGKIYNFHRRRSDDSPGNNPNYMVSTDGGESFRYGGRLLYWPTPEKSDPKYTGIDGARPYLKYASNNEDTIHFVATEDHPRAYDNSIYHGYIFGGRVYRSDGAEVGPLGEGGKTGIRPTDLTRVFEGAADRVAWTMDLHLDARGNPYTVFSVQTDGAAERSERGATSVGQDHRYWYARWDGSRWAAHEIAFAGTRLYPGEDDYTGLGALHPHDPDTVFISTNAEPESGRPLVSKADGKRHREVFRGVTSDGGRTWAWTPVTRDSAFDNIRPLVPIWKPGRTALLWLRGEFRTYTDFSLDVVGLID from the coding sequence GTGACAGCCCAGCGCGAATCGTTCCTGGCAGCCGATAATACCACGCAGGCCGGCCGGCAGCGCTACGATCGAATCGTGAAGCCACTGACGCGACGGACGGTGCTCGGCGGGGCGGGGGCGATCTTCGGCGGCGCGGAGCGCGTTTCCGCATCGGGACGGGGCGAGCCGAAAGTGCTGCTGCGCAACGGCGGCTGGTGCTGGTATCAGGATGAACGGGCGATCGTCGCCGGAAACAAACTCATCTTCGGATCCGTGGCTGGATCCACCCGTGACGGGCTCGACCGCGGCGATATCGTGGCCGGCTGGGTGGACCTGGATTCCGGCGAGACCGGCGCCGCGAAGCTTGCCGCGAAGTTCCAGAGCGACGATCACGACGCACCGGCGTTTCTCGAGTTGCCCGGCGGCCGCGTGCTCGCGAGCTTCATGACGCACGGCGGAGGCGCCACGCAGGCCGATACGCGCGCCATGCATTGGCGGATCAGCACGCGCCCCGGGGACCCGGCCGAGTGGGGTCCGGTTCGCAAAGCCGATACCGGCGGGACCATCAGTTACGCGAACCTGTTCCGGCTGAGCTCCGAGAACGGCAAGATCTATAACTTCCACCGGCGCCGGAGCGACGATTCGCCCGGCAACAATCCGAACTACATGGTTTCCACCGACGGCGGCGAGAGCTTCCGCTATGGCGGCCGGCTGCTCTACTGGCCGACGCCGGAGAAAAGCGATCCGAAGTACACCGGGATTGACGGCGCGCGGCCGTATCTCAAGTACGCTTCGAACAACGAAGACACTATTCACTTCGTCGCCACCGAAGACCATCCCCGCGCCTACGACAACAGCATCTACCACGGCTACATTTTCGGCGGACGAGTCTACCGGAGCGATGGCGCGGAGGTTGGTCCGCTCGGGGAAGGCGGCAAGACGGGGATCCGCCCGACGGACCTGACGCGCGTGTTCGAAGGCGCCGCGGACCGCGTCGCCTGGACGATGGACCTGCATCTCGACGCCCGCGGCAATCCATACACCGTTTTTTCCGTGCAGACCGACGGGGCGGCCGAGCGGTCCGAACGGGGGGCGACGTCGGTGGGGCAGGATCACCGGTATTGGTATGCCCGCTGGGACGGGTCGCGATGGGCGGCGCACGAGATCGCCTTCGCGGGCACCCGGCTGTATCCGGGCGAGGACGACTACACGGGCCTCGGCGCGCTTCATCCGCACGACCCGGACACGGTATTCATTTCGACGAACGCGGAGCCGGAATCCGGCCGTCCGCTGGTAAGCAAGGCGGATGGCAAACGGCATCGCGAGGTCTTTCGCGGCGTAACGTCAGACGGCGGCAGGACGTGGGCGTGGACGCCGGTGACGCGGGACTCCGCCTTCGACAACATCCGGCCGCTCGTGCCCATCTGGAAGCCCGGACGAACGGCGCTGCTGTGGCTGCGCGGCGAGTTCCGCACCTATACGGATTTCAGCCTGGACGTGGTGGGGCTCATCGACTGA
- a CDS encoding PAAR domain-containing protein: MPKAARVADNHVCPASTGPVPHGGGPIMPPCSLNVRTNNLPQARGTDKAMCVGPPDFIVTGSGSVRVNSLPAARMSDKCMHGGSIAAGSLNVNIGGPTVGVTLGNPAAATAACNGLAGGRTSGSVGQSYNNCGVESSRLIINQTGGGRSEDGLLDESIREGDAGSDKGARRGWGGTSPGDREDILERNGVPTTNRDASLANIQQAVAERRGVITSHEVAWLWANGQSGGHAINVIGVQYDQFGNAVNYITADTGLGNCNRSVPAWQFGLSLRPGRDMNVTDSPIW; the protein is encoded by the coding sequence ATGCCAAAAGCAGCGCGAGTCGCCGACAACCACGTATGCCCCGCCAGCACGGGCCCCGTCCCCCACGGCGGCGGGCCGATCATGCCGCCGTGTTCGCTCAACGTCCGCACCAACAACCTTCCGCAGGCCCGCGGCACGGACAAAGCGATGTGCGTGGGCCCGCCGGATTTTATCGTCACCGGATCGGGCTCCGTGCGCGTGAACAGCCTGCCGGCGGCCCGCATGAGCGACAAGTGCATGCACGGTGGGTCCATCGCAGCCGGATCGCTGAACGTGAACATCGGCGGACCCACCGTAGGCGTGACGCTCGGCAACCCGGCCGCGGCGACGGCGGCGTGCAACGGACTCGCCGGCGGGCGCACATCGGGCTCCGTCGGCCAGTCTTATAACAACTGCGGCGTCGAATCATCGCGCTTGATCATCAACCAGACCGGCGGCGGCCGCTCCGAAGACGGGCTGCTCGACGAGTCCATTCGTGAAGGCGACGCCGGGTCCGACAAGGGCGCACGCCGCGGCTGGGGCGGCACCAGTCCCGGCGACCGGGAGGACATCCTGGAACGGAACGGCGTCCCCACTACCAATCGCGACGCCTCGCTCGCCAATATCCAACAGGCGGTGGCCGAGCGCCGCGGCGTTATCACTTCGCACGAAGTCGCCTGGCTGTGGGCCAACGGCCAGTCCGGCGGCCACGCCATCAACGTCATCGGCGTCCAGTACGATCAGTTCGGCAACGCGGTGAACTACATCACGGCCGATACGGGGCTCGGAAACTGCAACCGGTCCGTGCCGGCGTGGCAGTTCGGTTTGTCGCTCCGGCCGGGTCGCGACATGAACGTCACCGACTCTCCGATCTGGTAG
- a CDS encoding DUF3226 domain-containing protein, which produces MPPDPRSFSKILIVEGREDRNAIPGLIHHHFRWDQPIPFFIKAYEGVEAILEEGALNAEIKAAHLEAPGVVVADTHAAGRYQRIQQLCSSLFPDLPTGPEPQGVIRDNKDGKRFGVWIMPDNSSNGSMETFVRGLVPESAEALWSHEAASFPERARVRVGLP; this is translated from the coding sequence GTGCCACCCGATCCGCGCAGCTTTTCAAAGATTCTCATTGTCGAAGGCCGCGAAGACCGCAACGCGATTCCGGGCCTGATTCATCACCACTTTCGGTGGGATCAGCCGATACCGTTCTTCATCAAGGCGTATGAGGGTGTCGAGGCCATTCTCGAAGAGGGCGCCCTCAATGCCGAGATCAAGGCGGCTCACCTCGAAGCTCCCGGCGTCGTCGTCGCCGACACCCATGCCGCGGGCCGCTACCAGCGGATCCAGCAACTTTGTTCCAGCCTCTTCCCCGACCTCCCGACCGGTCCCGAACCACAAGGCGTCATCCGCGACAACAAGGACGGCAAGCGGTTCGGCGTCTGGATCATGCCGGACAACTCGTCGAACGGCTCAATGGAAACATTCGTCCGCGGCCTTGTTCCCGAATCGGCAGAGGCGCTGTGGTCGCACGAGGCAGCCAGTTTTCCGGAGCGCGCTCGAGTTCGGGTCGGTCTGCCGTGA
- a CDS encoding transglutaminase family protein has translation MLYQVRHITRYAYREPVTTCHSELRLAPRVTPNQKVWKRTIAVRPSPERVDERMDYFGNHVHSFALFDSHAELEVTAESVVEVSPPAVGRAEEGPPWEQVRDKVRVARSGNSFDAIEFTSESPFVVGSPEIELYARESFTPGRGIISSAVDLTERIHRDYEYKPESTTIDTKPAEVFAARRGVCQDFAHLMLAMVRSLGLPARYVSGYLRSGANYTGAEASHAWVSIFVPGPGWFDLDPTNNAVPTEGHVTVAWGRDYGDVAPLKGVTLGGGEQKVEVDVRVAPEVNA, from the coding sequence TTGCTATACCAGGTCCGCCACATCACCCGTTACGCTTACCGCGAGCCCGTCACCACGTGCCACAGCGAGCTTCGTCTTGCGCCCCGCGTGACCCCGAATCAGAAAGTGTGGAAGCGGACCATTGCGGTGCGCCCCTCTCCGGAGCGCGTCGACGAGCGCATGGACTACTTCGGAAACCACGTCCATTCCTTCGCGCTGTTCGATTCGCACGCAGAACTCGAGGTGACGGCCGAGAGCGTGGTGGAGGTGAGTCCTCCCGCGGTCGGCAGGGCAGAGGAGGGCCCGCCCTGGGAGCAGGTGCGCGACAAGGTGCGCGTGGCGCGCTCCGGCAATTCGTTCGATGCCATCGAGTTCACTTCGGAGTCGCCCTTCGTCGTCGGTTCGCCTGAAATCGAACTCTACGCGCGCGAATCGTTTACTCCAGGACGTGGAATTATCTCTTCGGCGGTGGACCTCACCGAACGAATCCATCGCGACTACGAGTACAAGCCCGAGTCGACGACGATCGATACCAAACCCGCCGAGGTGTTCGCGGCCCGTCGCGGGGTATGCCAGGATTTCGCGCATCTCATGCTGGCGATGGTCCGTTCGCTCGGCCTGCCGGCGCGATACGTGAGCGGGTACTTGCGCAGCGGAGCGAACTACACGGGGGCGGAGGCGTCGCACGCCTGGGTGTCGATTTTCGTGCCGGGCCCGGGCTGGTTCGATCTCGATCCGACGAACAACGCGGTTCCCACCGAAGGGCACGTCACTGTCGCCTGGGGCCGCGATTACGGCGACGTGGCGCCGTTGAAGGGCGTCACGCTGGGCGGTGGCGAACAGAAGGTCGAAGTGGACGTGCGCGTTGCTCCCGAAGTGAATGCCTGA
- a CDS encoding alpha-E domain-containing protein has protein sequence MSRRPLLSRVADSVYWVCRYMERAENVARFIDVNFRLVLDAPGSAAEQWQPLIDAGGDTAVFAERCGKATRENVLRFLAADPDNRNSILSCLRAARENARTVRDTISAEMWEQINLLHLSVVEQNVEQAMAESPLDFLRDVKRGCHLFRGVMDATMSHDEAWHFGRIGRLLERADKTTRLMDVKYFILLPRVEDVGTTLDDAQWSAVLKSATAFVMYRKRHGRINPVAVADFLLLDRFFPRSALYCLTDVDTSLHAISGTPPDSFQNQAERLTGKLRSELEYASARDILGGGMHEFLDDLQKGLNRIDEAIYTEFFARRPVVEPSRAMAQRQGA, from the coding sequence ATGAGCAGGCGTCCGCTGTTGAGCCGCGTCGCCGACTCGGTTTATTGGGTTTGCCGATACATGGAGCGCGCCGAAAACGTGGCTCGCTTCATCGACGTGAACTTCCGCCTGGTGCTCGACGCGCCGGGTTCGGCCGCCGAACAATGGCAGCCCCTCATCGACGCGGGCGGCGATACGGCCGTTTTCGCCGAGCGCTGCGGCAAGGCCACCCGCGAAAACGTGCTCCGGTTCCTCGCCGCCGATCCCGACAACCGGAACTCGATCCTCTCCTGCCTGCGCGCCGCGCGCGAAAACGCGCGTACCGTGCGCGACACGATCTCGGCCGAGATGTGGGAACAGATCAACCTGCTGCATCTCTCCGTGGTGGAGCAGAATGTCGAACAGGCGATGGCCGAATCGCCGCTGGACTTTCTCCGCGACGTGAAGCGCGGATGCCACCTGTTCCGCGGCGTGATGGACGCCACCATGTCCCACGACGAGGCGTGGCACTTCGGCCGCATCGGCAGGCTGCTCGAACGCGCCGACAAGACCACGCGCCTGATGGACGTGAAGTATTTCATCCTGCTGCCGCGGGTGGAAGACGTGGGAACCACTCTCGACGACGCGCAGTGGTCGGCGGTGCTCAAATCGGCGACGGCTTTTGTGATGTACCGCAAGCGCCACGGCCGCATCAACCCGGTGGCGGTGGCCGACTTCCTGCTGCTCGACCGCTTCTTCCCTCGATCGGCGCTCTATTGCCTCACCGACGTGGATACATCGCTCCATGCCATCTCCGGCACACCGCCCGACAGCTTCCAGAATCAGGCCGAGCGCCTCACCGGGAAACTGCGTTCCGAACTCGAATACGCATCCGCGCGCGACATCCTCGGCGGCGGAATGCACGAGTTCCTGGACGACCTGCAGAAGGGGCTCAACCGGATCGACGAAGCGATCTATACGGAGTTCTTCGCGCGGCGCCCGGTGGTGGAGCCGAGCCGGGCGATGGCCCAGCGGCAGGGGGCGTAG